In Rhineura floridana isolate rRhiFlo1 chromosome 1, rRhiFlo1.hap2, whole genome shotgun sequence, the following proteins share a genomic window:
- the LOC133370230 gene encoding uncharacterized protein LOC133370230 — protein MTIKKTMDVQEGTLSLDMFQKIMNGINSIKQELRNNRQAWRIEFYEMRQELKETQDSMRKENKDRSGKQKKDEREIKGKVQTMEIGLIMDMKKDLDFLAVMDPGDKYYSLEFSAVPEGIEEIGDKDIIGSKKFLDWKDLMELEMEKVNRINPCFVSMEKPSRDVLVYHVEKRNRDAALQQYFSDTFGFDGKKISVMEEIPIRLLLYDYDSKIFGCVKMEDGRWTQYG, from the coding sequence atgacaattaagaagaccatggatgtacaagaagggactttatctctagacatgtttcagaaaataatgaatgggattaactcaataaaacaagaactgagaaataatagacaagcgtggagaattgaattttacgaaatgagacaggagctgaaagaaactcaggattctatgagaaaggagaataaagatagatctggaaaacaaaaaaaagatgaaagagaaattaaaggcaaggttcaaactatggagattggcttaattatggacatgaaaaaagatttggatttcctggctgtgatggatcctggagacaaatattacagtttggaattcagcgctgtccctgaaggaattgaagagattggagataaagatattatcggttcaaaaaaattcttggactggaaggatctgatggaacttgaaatggagaaagttaacagaattaatccctgttttgtgtcaatggaaaaaccttcaagagatgtactagtgtatcacgtggaaaagaggaacagagatgcggctttgcaacaatacttcagtgatacgtttggatttgatggtaagaaaatatctgtgatggaggaaattcctatcagacttttattatatgactatgacagcaagatttttgggtgcgtaaagatggaagatggaagatggacccaatatggataa